CTTCGGTCTCCAGGGCGTCAGCCTGTCGGGAGTGCCGCTCGATCGCGAGCGCATCCATCGCGGTGCGGTCGGCACGCGTGCGCGAGAGGCGCCATTCGTCCTCGCGCTTCTCCCGCAGGCGCGAGATGATGCGGCGGGCCTGCATCGCGGCGTTCAGTTCGTCGCGCACGACGTTCACCTCGGCCTCGCGCGCGGCGAGGTCCGCCTCGGCGACATCGAGGTGGGCGTCGAGCGAGGCGTTGAGGCGTTCCTTTTGGTGCAGCGCCCCCACCGGCGTCGCGGCGCCGTGCGCGCGGGCGAGGTCGGAGCCGCTCGCCTGGCGGACGGCGGCGAGCGCATCCATCGCGGCGCGCGCATCGGCGGCCGCCTCGGAGGCGGCGCCGAGCTTGCCGGCGACGGCCTGCTCGTGCTGCTGGCGCAGGTCGAGCACCCGCTGGAGGCGGAAGGAGAAGCGGCTCGAGGGCACGGTCACGCGGTCATCCTCTGGGTGTTCATCTGCTGGCGCGGTGCGGCGCCCGGGCGCGGCACCGCGGCGGCGCCGCGGATGCCGATCTCGGCGAGCTGGGCGATGGTCCGGTCGAGCGGCGTGTGCTCCTCGGGCGTCTGCTGGAGCAGGTCGAGGATCGGGCCGCGGAGGTCGATCGCCGCGTCGACGAGCGGGTTGGAGCCGCGCTGGTACGCGCCGACGAGGATCAGGTCCTCCTTCTCGCGGTACGCGGCCTCGAGACGCTGGAGCATGCCCGCATGGTCGCGCTGGGCGCGCGTGATCACGTGGTCGCGCACGCGGCTCTTGCTGTCGAGGATGTCGATCGCCGGGTAGTGTCCCGCGCTCGCGAGGCGCCGCGTGAGCACGATGTGGCCATCGAGGATGGACCGGCTCGCGTCGGCGACCGGCTCGGAGAAGTCGTCGCCGTCCACGAGCACCGTATAGAGGCCCGTGATGCCGCCATGCGCACCGTTGCCGGCGCGCTCGAGCAGGCGCGGGAGGTACGCGAACACCGAGGGCGGATACCCTTTCGTCGTCGGCGGCTCGCCGACCGCGAGGCCGATCTCGCGCCACGCCATCGCGACGCGGGTGACCGAGTCCACCATGAGGAGGACCTGCTTCCCCTGGTCGCGGAACCACTCGGCGATCGCCGTCGCGACGAGCGCGCCGCGCGCGCGGAGCAGCGCCGACTCGTCGCCCGTCGCGACGATCACGACCGAGCGGGCGAGTCCCTCGGGGCCGAGCGAGTTCTCGACGAACTCGCGCACCTCGCGTCCGCGCTCGCCGAGCAGCGCGATGACGTTCACCTCGCTCTCCGCCTTGCGGGCGATCATGCCGAGGAGGACGGACTTGCCCACGCCCGATCCGGCGAAGATGCCGACGCGCTGGCCGCGCCCCACGGTGAGCAGGCCGTCGATCGCCCGCACGCCGGTGACGAACGGCGTCTCGATGCGCTCGCGCTCGAGCGGGTTCGGCGGATCGGCGGAGAGCGGCACGCGCTTCTCGAAGTCGATCTTGCCGAGGCCGTCGATCGGCGCGCCGAGCGCGTTCACCACACGCCCGAGGAGCCCGTTGCCGACGCGCACGCCGAGATTGCGACCGAGGTCGGAGACGGTGGCGCCCGGGTGCAGCCCTTCGATATCGCCGAGCGGCATGAGGAGCGCGCCGCGCTCATGGAAGCCAACGACCTCGGCGAGCACCGACCGCTCGTCGCTCAGGCTGGTCACGCGGCAGAGGGCGCCCATTCCGAGCTCGAGTCCCGTCGCTTCCATGACGAGCCCGACGATCCGCGTGATCCGCCCGAGGGGGCGGAGACGCGGGATCTCGGAGACCCGATCCTGGAGTGCAGCGAAGGTGGAGGCGACCATGGGGAGGCAAGAAGGGACAAGGGTTCGCCAAGTGAAAAAGCAACTCGCATGCCGTGCGGTGCCGGGCGGCGGAGACGGCGTAACCGATTGTTTTGTATGAGGTTGCGAGTGTCGATGCACTCGCGATCAGTGGGCCGCTGCGCTCGGCAAGGTGTGCCGAGCGGCAATCGCGGCCGGGCCGTTCAGGCGTCGGCGCCCGTGAGCCGACGGAAGACCTGCTCGAGCGCGAGGTCCACGCGGCCGTCGATGATGCGCTCGCGTCCCTCGACCACGCAGCCGCCGCGCACGATCCGCGGATCGGCGACCCAGGTGACCTCGGGGAAGCTCGGGTCGGCGTTGAGGAGCGTGTGGTCGGTCGGGTTGAGCCGCACGCG
This sequence is a window from Gemmatimonadota bacterium. Protein-coding genes within it:
- the fliJ gene encoding flagellar export protein FliJ → MTVPSSRFSFRLQRVLDLRQQHEQAVAGKLGAASEAAADARAAMDALAAVRQASGSDLARAHGAATPVGALHQKERLNASLDAHLDVAEADLAAREAEVNVVRDELNAAMQARRIISRLREKREDEWRLSRTRADRTAMDALAIERHSRQADALETEE
- a CDS encoding FliI/YscN family ATPase; the encoded protein is MVASTFAALQDRVSEIPRLRPLGRITRIVGLVMEATGLELGMGALCRVTSLSDERSVLAEVVGFHERGALLMPLGDIEGLHPGATVSDLGRNLGVRVGNGLLGRVVNALGAPIDGLGKIDFEKRVPLSADPPNPLERERIETPFVTGVRAIDGLLTVGRGQRVGIFAGSGVGKSVLLGMIARKAESEVNVIALLGERGREVREFVENSLGPEGLARSVVIVATGDESALLRARGALVATAIAEWFRDQGKQVLLMVDSVTRVAMAWREIGLAVGEPPTTKGYPPSVFAYLPRLLERAGNGAHGGITGLYTVLVDGDDFSEPVADASRSILDGHIVLTRRLASAGHYPAIDILDSKSRVRDHVITRAQRDHAGMLQRLEAAYREKEDLILVGAYQRGSNPLVDAAIDLRGPILDLLQQTPEEHTPLDRTIAQLAEIGIRGAAAVPRPGAAPRQQMNTQRMTA